A single window of Pygocentrus nattereri isolate fPygNat1 chromosome 24, fPygNat1.pri, whole genome shotgun sequence DNA harbors:
- the LOC108438661 gene encoding probable G-protein coupled receptor 141, whose protein sequence is MSLSTTSSYTSTESTNNSSLSDSPHRIALITIYTVVLMVGSVGITVMVNMLKTNLRSWTTIAFLNLLLAHFIFMLTIPFRIHYSVTNNWTLSQPFCKMVSAMIHLHMYLVFVIYTVILTIRFLQHFKKIDRMEFYRRLHALAASVGIWSVLIIVGPIILIHYGKDGTNVGGRNVSKCFNFGGAIKESASALALNIFLSVVIILVSCMLSCALGVILYSIIKKHGAACRDQQEFWAQMKSVSLILIIFTCLVPYQLFRLYYLHNPESMQEDNEVFLAITTLTCIDMLLTFAGKGICYMCKC, encoded by the coding sequence ATGAGCCTCAGCACCACAAGCAGTTACACCTCAACAGAAAGCACAAACAACTCTTCCCTCTCTGACTCGCCCCACAGAATCGCCCTGATCACTATCTACACAGTGGTGCTCATGGTGGGCAGCGTGGGCATTACTGTCATGGTGAACATGCTAAAAACCAACCTGCGCTCATGGACCACCATCGCCTTTCTAAACTTGCTTTTGGCCCATTTCATATTCATGCTCACCATCCCTTTCCGCATCCACTACTCTGTGACCAACAATTGGACGTTGTCCCAACCCTTCTGTAAAATGGTCAGCGCCATGATCCACCTGCACATGTATCTGGTCTTTGTCATCTACACGGTCATCCTCACCATTCGTTTCCTGCAGCACTTCAAGAAAATAGATCGAATGGAGTTCTACCGGAGGCTTCATGCCTTGGCAGCTAGCGTTGGTATATGGTCTGTTCTAATCATCGTTGGCCCGATCATCTTAATTCACTATGGCAAAGATGGCACAAACGTTGGTGGAAGAAATGTGAGCAAATGTTTCAATTTTGGAGGGGCCATAAAAGAATCAGCATCAGCATTAGCCTTGAACATTTTTTTGTCGGTTGTCATCATCCTTGTGTCATGCATGCTGAGCTGTGCACTTGGAGTCATTTTGTATTCAATAATCAAGAAGCATGGGGCAGCTTGCCGGGACCAGCAGGAGTTCTGGGCCCAGATGAAGAGCGTCAGCCTCATCCTCATCATCTTCACCTGCCTGGTGCCGTACCAGCTGTTCCGGTTGTACTATCTGCACAATCCTGAGAGTATGCAGGAGGATAATGAAGTATTTCTAGCCATCACCACTCTTACCTGCATTGACATGTTGCTCACTTTCGCAGGGAAAGGAATATGTTACATGTGTAAATGTTGA